Proteins from a single region of Flavobacterium sp. YJ01:
- a CDS encoding BCCT family transporter, translated as MEKNKKNTTFDKGVTIPGLLFILGICAFTVLFPKPTEILLENIKNFIFVNLNWVYVWSVTIFVIFLVYLMFSKYGSIKLGDNDSTPEHSFFSWISMLFAAGMGIGLMYFAVAEPMSHYSDDAFAGDHYINQAKNAQLYTFFHWGIHAWAVYGLVGLSLAYFSYRYRLPLSLRSCLYPLLKDKINSGWGNAIDVFALCSTFFGITTTLGFGVVQINSGLKALDIVSDTSFISQVYIVAVLVSLAIFSAISGVGRGIKILSNINISAAIILMLFVLIAGPTVYIIGSFTEGLGNYISSFFTISFNTHVYDEKSLPWFYSWTILYWAWWISWAPFVGLFIARISKGRTIKSFIAAVLLLPTIFNLIWMSVFGSSAIWTDFHIAAGELSSLVNNPEALMFSFLEYLPFPLISKALVIMIVIIFFMTSADSGILVMDSIATKNSPSSPTWQKIFWGLLLAALALMLLKAGGLKALQTMTLITALPFAAIMLFMAAALMKGLFIDDRYYKRSFSVSTVPWSGKLWKERLKQIVTFKDKRSVEEFIIIKAEQAFTELQDEFALRGIQASIRSLSDPFSVELKISHDVVHNFIYGVKLESKLVSNNLVEEQNLPEFQNSRTYYPKTYFGDTRAGYDVQYFTKNELISDVLKHYERFIDITAEQSNEMFTSK; from the coding sequence ATGGAAAAAAATAAAAAAAACACAACCTTTGATAAAGGAGTCACGATTCCCGGGCTGCTATTTATTTTAGGCATCTGCGCATTTACGGTACTATTTCCCAAACCAACCGAAATACTGCTTGAAAATATTAAAAATTTCATTTTCGTAAATCTGAACTGGGTTTACGTCTGGTCCGTTACAATATTTGTAATCTTTCTGGTATATCTCATGTTCAGTAAATATGGCAGCATCAAATTGGGAGACAATGACAGTACGCCTGAACATTCTTTCTTCTCCTGGATATCCATGCTTTTTGCAGCCGGAATGGGAATAGGTCTGATGTACTTTGCCGTGGCCGAACCTATGTCTCACTATTCTGATGATGCTTTTGCAGGCGACCATTACATCAATCAGGCTAAAAATGCGCAATTGTATACTTTTTTTCACTGGGGCATTCATGCCTGGGCTGTTTATGGTCTGGTAGGACTCTCGCTTGCTTATTTTTCTTATCGCTATCGTCTGCCTCTCTCTCTTCGAAGCTGTCTTTATCCGCTCTTGAAAGATAAAATTAACAGCGGATGGGGCAATGCCATAGATGTTTTTGCGCTGTGCAGCACCTTCTTTGGAATTACAACCACCTTAGGTTTCGGAGTAGTGCAGATTAATTCAGGCCTCAAGGCATTAGATATAGTATCGGACACGAGCTTTATATCTCAGGTTTACATTGTTGCCGTATTGGTTTCACTGGCTATATTCTCAGCCATTTCAGGAGTAGGCAGAGGAATTAAAATTTTAAGCAATATCAATATATCGGCCGCAATAATCTTAATGCTTTTCGTGCTCATTGCAGGACCAACCGTGTATATAATAGGAAGTTTTACCGAGGGTCTGGGAAATTATATAAGCAGCTTTTTCACCATATCTTTCAACACGCATGTATATGATGAAAAGTCCCTTCCATGGTTTTACAGCTGGACCATATTATATTGGGCATGGTGGATTTCTTGGGCACCATTTGTGGGATTGTTCATAGCACGCATCTCAAAAGGACGCACAATAAAATCATTTATAGCGGCGGTTCTTCTTCTGCCGACAATATTCAATTTGATTTGGATGTCGGTTTTTGGCAGCAGTGCCATCTGGACAGACTTTCACATAGCCGCAGGGGAACTAAGCAGCCTGGTGAATAATCCAGAAGCCTTAATGTTCAGTTTTTTGGAATACCTGCCTTTCCCCCTGATTTCAAAGGCACTGGTAATCATGATTGTAATAATATTCTTTATGACCTCTGCAGATTCCGGAATTTTGGTCATGGACAGTATCGCGACAAAAAATTCTCCATCCTCCCCGACATGGCAGAAAATTTTTTGGGGTCTGCTGCTTGCCGCCCTGGCTCTAATGTTATTAAAAGCTGGAGGGCTGAAAGCACTTCAGACGATGACGCTCATAACCGCACTGCCTTTTGCAGCCATCATGCTTTTTATGGCCGCTGCCCTGATGAAAGGCCTCTTTATTGATGACAGGTATTACAAGCGCAGTTTTTCGGTATCCACGGTACCCTGGTCGGGAAAATTATGGAAGGAGCGTTTAAAACAGATTGTTACTTTCAAAGATAAGCGCTCTGTAGAGGAATTTATCATCATAAAGGCCGAACAGGCCTTTACCGAGTTGCAGGACGAATTCGCCTTAAGGGGAATTCAGGCATCAATCAGATCTTTATCAGACCCTTTTAGTGTGGAGCTCAAAATTTCGCATGATGTGGTGCATAATTTCATATACGGTGTAAAGCTGGAATCAAAACTGGTTTCAAATAATCTCGTTGAAGAGCAGAATCTGCCTGAATTCCAAAACAGCAGAACTTACTATCCTAAAACTTACTTTGGCGATACCAGAGCAGGATACGATGTGCAATATTTTACTAAAAATGAACTGATCAGTGATGTCCTGAAACATTACGAAAGATTCATTGATATTACTGCAGAGCAGTCAAACGAAATGTTTACCAGTAAATAA
- a CDS encoding succinylglutamate desuccinylase/aspartoacylase family protein yields the protein MKHLFLFLLSFFICQTAESQKKSLKMILDEKQAAITDTIFCVSAADSSRAYIPATLISGRRKGPTFTIAAGIYGMGYPAIASLLQLRREIDPEKLSGCLIIIPIMNLESFYNRTPLANPADHLNLDLAFPGSPAGTITEVTADFITTGIFDATDIFLDIHGGGVNENLVPHACYYDNKELQHQTQLAARLSEISGLAAVVSLPYNQPSGHPARQAFKQAVRLGIPALSITVGKLGSYEKTDIVSAKNAVYRMMQELNMYDNKKVLTASPLKRSYTEQVSVTGPGRGLFYSSFKAGAIVTKDEEIGYITDVFGRNIKIITAPVSGTILKKNTGLAVNEGETLFYIGSGQK from the coding sequence ATGAAACATCTATTCTTATTTTTATTATCCTTTTTTATATGCCAGACAGCAGAATCCCAAAAAAAATCACTTAAAATGATTTTAGACGAAAAACAGGCAGCAATAACAGATACGATATTCTGCGTTAGTGCTGCCGACAGTTCCCGCGCCTATATTCCTGCAACATTGATCAGCGGCAGACGCAAAGGTCCCACTTTTACCATTGCGGCCGGGATTTACGGTATGGGATACCCGGCAATTGCATCTTTACTTCAGCTTCGCAGGGAAATAGATCCCGAAAAACTCAGCGGCTGCCTGATCATAATTCCCATTATGAACCTGGAGTCTTTTTACAATAGAACCCCTCTTGCAAATCCTGCTGACCATTTAAATCTGGATCTCGCCTTTCCGGGAAGCCCTGCAGGCACCATCACTGAAGTTACTGCCGATTTTATCACAACAGGGATTTTCGACGCAACAGATATATTTCTGGATATCCATGGCGGGGGCGTCAACGAGAATCTTGTCCCGCATGCCTGCTACTATGACAATAAAGAGCTGCAGCATCAAACACAGCTTGCTGCGCGTCTTAGCGAAATCAGCGGTCTGGCTGCGGTTGTCAGCCTGCCCTATAATCAGCCTTCAGGCCATCCGGCACGCCAGGCTTTTAAGCAGGCTGTCCGTCTGGGAATTCCAGCTTTAAGCATTACTGTGGGAAAACTGGGCAGCTATGAAAAAACGGATATTGTCTCTGCTAAAAATGCTGTTTACCGGATGATGCAGGAATTGAATATGTATGATAATAAAAAGGTGCTGACAGCTTCTCCCTTAAAGCGCAGCTATACTGAACAGGTTTCTGTTACTGGTCCGGGCAGAGGATTATTTTACAGCAGCTTTAAGGCTGGAGCAATCGTCACTAAAGATGAAGAAATAGGCTACATAACCGACGTCTTCGGCAGGAATATAAAAATAATAACGGCTCCCGTGAGCGGAACAATACTGAAAAAAAATACAGGACTCGCTGTTAATGAAGGCGAAACACTATTTTACATCGGCAGCGGACAAAAATAA
- a CDS encoding efflux transporter outer membrane subunit, with the protein MKNNRNIKYAGLACVLLSIAGCKTTSIAEKTENKTLPENYTDNGLDTLNTGKVKWRSYFTDENLENLIDIALKNNQELNITLQEIEIAKSEVRARKGEYLPFVGFSSGADVTKSGRYTSTGSGEATTDIMPGRETPDPLPNYRFALASSWEIDIWNKLHNAKKAALNRYLGSIEGKNFVITNLIAEIADSYYELLALDNQLEIIKQNIDIQTNALKVVKIQKEAARVNELAVRRFEAQILSTQSLQFDIQQQITETENKINFLLGRFPQKIARSSNTFSTITPADIHAGVPSQLLENRPDIKKAEMELIAAKLDIKAAKAKFYPSLGISAGIGYEAFNTKYLLTSPESLLYSIAGDLAAPLINRNAIKAEYLTAGAKQIQAVYNYERILVNAYVEVANQLSKIQNTAKSYALKSKQVQALNESIQISNNLFSSARADYMEVLLTQKDALESKFELIETKKQQMNAFVNVYRALGGGWN; encoded by the coding sequence ATGAAGAATAACAGAAATATAAAATACGCAGGTCTTGCCTGCGTATTACTCTCTATAGCGGGCTGTAAAACGACTTCTATTGCAGAAAAAACAGAAAACAAAACACTACCCGAAAACTATACCGATAATGGTTTAGATACCCTTAATACTGGAAAAGTAAAATGGCGAAGTTATTTTACAGATGAAAATCTAGAAAACCTGATTGATATTGCACTGAAAAACAATCAGGAATTGAATATTACGCTTCAGGAAATCGAAATTGCAAAAAGCGAGGTAAGAGCACGAAAAGGAGAATATCTGCCTTTTGTAGGTTTTAGCTCTGGTGCTGATGTAACCAAATCTGGAAGGTATACAAGCACAGGTTCAGGAGAAGCGACAACAGATATTATGCCCGGCAGGGAAACTCCCGATCCGCTTCCCAATTATCGTTTTGCCCTTGCTTCAAGCTGGGAAATAGATATTTGGAACAAACTGCATAACGCAAAAAAAGCCGCTTTAAACCGTTATTTAGGCTCTATTGAAGGAAAGAATTTTGTCATTACCAATTTGATTGCAGAAATAGCCGATTCGTATTATGAACTTTTAGCATTAGACAATCAACTAGAAATCATTAAACAAAATATTGATATCCAGACCAATGCTTTAAAAGTCGTAAAAATACAAAAAGAAGCCGCAAGGGTAAATGAACTGGCTGTACGAAGATTTGAAGCACAGATTTTAAGCACGCAGAGCCTGCAGTTTGATATTCAGCAGCAGATAACCGAAACGGAAAATAAAATCAATTTCCTGTTAGGACGTTTTCCCCAGAAAATTGCCAGAAGCAGCAATACTTTCAGCACCATAACTCCAGCAGATATTCATGCCGGAGTGCCTTCTCAGCTTCTAGAAAATCGTCCCGATATTAAAAAAGCGGAAATGGAGTTAATCGCTGCAAAACTGGATATTAAAGCCGCTAAAGCTAAATTTTATCCATCATTAGGCATTTCAGCAGGAATTGGTTATGAAGCTTTCAACACAAAGTATTTACTAACTTCTCCAGAATCTCTATTGTATTCTATAGCAGGCGATTTGGCCGCTCCTCTAATTAATAGAAATGCAATAAAAGCAGAATATCTTACCGCCGGCGCTAAACAGATTCAGGCTGTTTACAATTATGAAAGAATATTGGTAAATGCATACGTTGAAGTGGCCAACCAATTGTCTAAAATTCAAAATACAGCAAAAAGCTATGCCCTAAAGTCAAAGCAGGTGCAGGCTTTAAATGAGTCTATTCAAATATCAAATAACTTATTCAGCTCTGCACGAGCAGATTATATGGAAGTTTTATTGACTCAAAAAGATGCTTTAGAATCTAAATTTGAACTTATTGAAACCAAAAAACAGCAGATGAACGCCTTTGTTAATGTTTACAGAGCATTAGGAGGCGGCTGGAATTAG
- a CDS encoding efflux RND transporter periplasmic adaptor subunit, whose amino-acid sequence MKRIFMIMTLCALVFAGCNSKKEEEKEEKTKFLVTSPIEKDTTITKDYVSQIHSIQHIEIRAQERGYLEKIYVDEGQMVKKGQLLFKIMPALYEAELKKSKAEVSFSSIEYQNAKKLADEKVVSPNELAMAKAKLEKADAEMALSRVHLQFTEIRAPFDGIIDKFHVRQGSLVDEGELLTELADNSSMWVYYNVPESEYLDYQENTGKSGKMKVNLLMANNKKFQYPGVVETIEADFDNETGNIPFRATFPNPKRLLRHGETGSIQMPIELKNAMLIPQKATFEVLDKKYVYVIDKNNAVKSREVVIAAEMPHLFAIKEGLSVHDKILLEGLRLVKENQKIDYEVVKPQSVISNLELYAE is encoded by the coding sequence ATGAAGAGAATTTTCATGATCATGACCTTGTGCGCCTTAGTTTTTGCAGGCTGCAACTCTAAAAAAGAAGAAGAAAAAGAGGAAAAAACCAAATTTCTGGTTACCAGTCCAATAGAAAAAGATACTACAATTACAAAAGATTACGTATCTCAAATACACTCCATCCAGCATATCGAAATAAGAGCGCAAGAGCGCGGTTATCTTGAAAAAATTTATGTAGATGAAGGACAGATGGTAAAAAAAGGCCAGTTGTTATTTAAAATCATGCCCGCACTTTATGAAGCCGAATTGAAAAAATCTAAAGCAGAGGTAAGTTTCAGTTCTATTGAATATCAAAATGCGAAAAAGTTGGCTGATGAAAAAGTAGTTTCTCCAAACGAGCTGGCAATGGCCAAAGCCAAACTGGAAAAAGCAGATGCTGAAATGGCTTTAAGCAGAGTTCATCTTCAGTTTACAGAAATCAGAGCGCCTTTTGACGGTATTATCGATAAGTTTCATGTGCGTCAGGGAAGTTTGGTAGATGAAGGCGAACTGCTTACAGAATTGGCAGATAACAGTTCAATGTGGGTATATTACAATGTTCCAGAGTCTGAATATTTGGATTATCAGGAAAATACAGGAAAAAGCGGGAAAATGAAAGTCAATCTTTTAATGGCTAATAACAAAAAATTCCAATATCCAGGAGTTGTAGAAACCATTGAAGCCGACTTTGACAATGAAACAGGAAACATTCCTTTTAGAGCTACTTTCCCTAACCCAAAAAGACTATTGAGACACGGAGAAACAGGAAGCATCCAAATGCCTATAGAACTGAAAAATGCTATGCTGATACCTCAGAAAGCTACATTTGAAGTTTTAGATAAAAAATATGTATATGTAATTGACAAAAACAATGCTGTAAAATCCAGAGAGGTTGTTATTGCCGCAGAAATGCCTCACTTATTTGCAATAAAAGAAGGTTTGTCTGTTCATGATAAAATACTTTTAGAGGGGCTTCGTCTTGTAAAAGAAAATCAAAAAATAGATTACGAAGTGGTAAAACCCCAGTCGGTTATCTCCAATTTAGAACTGTATGCAGAATAA
- a CDS encoding efflux RND transporter permease subunit, producing the protein MFNKFIHRPVFAIIISIIIVFIGTLSIKQLPISQFPEIAPTTVNIFIAYPGASADVLVKSTLITLENSLNGTQGVRYMATDATSAGEATLRIIFEPGTDPNEAVIRVKTRVDQVMPLLPELVQREGVVITPIQPSMLMYVNLYSKSKSMDEKFLYNYADVKMIPEISRVKGVARTQILGSRKYAMRVWLNPDRMRAYKISVEEVMQALQEQSIIGRPGRLGQSSGIAAQSLEYVLTYKGRYDEPKQYENVIVRANSEGESIRLKDIAKVELGSEFFDIYSNLDGHPSAAIVLKQNYGSNAGDVINDVKAKLEEMKASFPPGMDYKISYDVSQFLDASIDQVVHTLRDAFILVALVVFIFLGDWRSTLIPIIAVPVSLVGAFFVIQMFGMSINLVTLFSLVLAIGIVVDNAIVVVEAVHAKFEEFPHITPYHAVKLVLGEIGGAIIAITAVMVSVFIPVSFMSGPVGTFYRQFSVTMSSSIIISAIVALTLTPVLCAILLKNNHGKEKKGNILTKSLDAFNRWFERLTGRYVAILKSIVSRRVLTFGILIAFCAFIFIENKVLPSGFIPSEDQGTIYGIIQTPPGATLERTNQVAQKLQKICEKVEGVESVSSLAGYEIMTEGRGSNAGTCLINLKSWSDRKHSVTQIMEELEKKSKDLGAVVEFFEPPAIPGFGSSGGFSMRLLDKTTSTNYQEFDKINKQFMAELGKRKELSGMFTFFAANYPQYELEINNDLAMQKGVSIGKAMENLNILIGSTYEQGFIKFGRFFKLYVQSDPKFRRLPSDVLNLFVKNDHGEMVPYSAFMTLKKTQGPNEITRYNMYNSAAIQGQPASGYTTADAIKAVQETAAKTLPKGYDIAWEGLSYDEAGRGNESIYIFLVVLAFVYFVLAAQYESFIIPFSVILSIPVGILGSFVILQIMGLQNDIYAQVGLIMLVGLLGKNAVLIVEFAVLKHQQGATILEAAIEGAKVRFRPILMTSFAFIAGLIPLIFASGAGAIGNRTIGGSALGGMLFGTIFGVIIVPGLYYIFGSLAEGRKLIKGEEESSLSDDFMHHVDDFSTNNQNQENEE; encoded by the coding sequence ATGTTTAATAAATTTATACATAGACCCGTTTTTGCAATTATAATTTCGATTATAATTGTCTTTATAGGTACGCTGTCCATCAAACAGCTTCCTATATCGCAATTCCCTGAAATTGCACCCACAACTGTAAATATCTTTATCGCTTATCCGGGAGCAAGTGCCGATGTACTGGTTAAATCGACTTTAATCACTTTGGAGAATTCCCTTAATGGTACGCAAGGTGTTCGTTACATGGCGACAGATGCAACGAGCGCCGGAGAAGCAACTCTTAGAATCATATTTGAACCAGGAACAGATCCTAACGAAGCCGTAATCAGGGTTAAAACAAGGGTAGATCAGGTAATGCCATTATTACCCGAACTGGTTCAGCGTGAAGGAGTTGTGATTACCCCTATTCAGCCAAGTATGCTGATGTACGTGAATCTTTATTCAAAAAGCAAAAGCATGGATGAGAAGTTTCTCTACAACTATGCCGATGTGAAAATGATTCCTGAAATCAGCCGCGTTAAAGGTGTAGCAAGAACCCAAATATTAGGAAGCCGCAAATACGCCATGCGTGTTTGGCTGAATCCTGATAGAATGAGAGCTTATAAAATTTCTGTTGAAGAAGTGATGCAGGCGCTTCAGGAACAAAGCATCATCGGCCGTCCAGGCCGATTAGGGCAAAGTTCAGGTATTGCAGCACAATCTTTAGAATATGTGTTGACGTATAAAGGCAGGTACGATGAGCCTAAACAATATGAAAATGTAATTGTACGCGCCAATTCTGAAGGTGAAAGCATTCGCCTGAAAGACATTGCAAAAGTTGAATTAGGAAGTGAATTCTTTGATATTTATTCGAACCTGGACGGTCATCCTTCTGCCGCTATTGTATTGAAACAAAATTATGGAAGTAACGCGGGTGACGTAATTAATGACGTGAAAGCAAAACTGGAAGAAATGAAAGCGAGTTTTCCTCCAGGAATGGATTATAAAATCAGCTATGACGTTTCCCAGTTCTTAGATGCTTCTATTGACCAAGTTGTCCATACGCTAAGAGATGCCTTTATTTTGGTGGCGCTAGTGGTATTTATCTTTTTAGGAGATTGGCGTTCGACCTTAATCCCGATTATTGCCGTTCCCGTATCTTTAGTTGGAGCTTTCTTTGTAATCCAAATGTTTGGAATGTCAATCAACCTGGTAACGCTGTTTTCTTTGGTATTGGCAATCGGAATTGTAGTCGATAACGCGATTGTCGTCGTCGAGGCTGTCCATGCCAAGTTTGAAGAATTTCCGCATATTACGCCTTATCATGCCGTTAAATTAGTATTGGGTGAAATTGGAGGTGCCATTATTGCCATTACAGCCGTTATGGTTTCTGTTTTTATTCCCGTTTCGTTTATGTCGGGACCGGTGGGAACTTTCTACAGACAGTTTTCGGTTACGATGTCCAGCTCGATTATTATTTCTGCTATTGTAGCTTTGACCCTTACTCCTGTTCTCTGTGCCATTCTTTTGAAAAACAACCATGGAAAAGAGAAAAAAGGAAATATCCTGACAAAATCGCTTGATGCTTTCAACAGATGGTTTGAAAGGCTTACAGGCCGTTATGTGGCTATTCTAAAATCAATTGTAAGCCGAAGAGTTTTAACTTTTGGAATACTGATTGCCTTCTGCGCTTTCATTTTTATAGAGAACAAAGTGCTTCCTTCCGGATTTATTCCGAGTGAAGATCAGGGAACCATTTACGGAATCATCCAGACGCCTCCTGGCGCTACTTTGGAAAGAACCAATCAGGTCGCCCAGAAACTGCAGAAAATATGCGAAAAAGTAGAAGGTGTTGAATCGGTTTCTTCTTTAGCTGGTTATGAAATCATGACTGAGGGCCGCGGATCAAATGCCGGCACCTGCTTAATTAACTTGAAATCATGGTCTGACAGGAAACATTCTGTAACCCAAATCATGGAAGAATTGGAAAAGAAATCGAAAGATCTTGGTGCTGTGGTAGAGTTCTTTGAACCGCCCGCAATTCCAGGATTTGGTTCTTCTGGCGGTTTTTCTATGCGTCTGCTAGATAAAACTACCAGCACCAATTATCAGGAATTTGATAAAATAAACAAGCAGTTTATGGCCGAACTGGGAAAACGCAAAGAGCTTTCTGGTATGTTTACGTTCTTCGCTGCCAATTATCCGCAATACGAATTAGAGATCAATAATGATCTGGCAATGCAGAAAGGCGTTTCTATCGGCAAGGCAATGGAAAACCTTAACATCTTAATCGGAAGTACCTACGAACAGGGATTTATTAAATTCGGAAGATTTTTTAAATTGTATGTCCAGTCTGATCCAAAATTCAGAAGGCTGCCATCAGATGTATTGAATCTTTTTGTAAAAAACGATCATGGAGAAATGGTGCCATACTCTGCCTTTATGACGCTTAAAAAAACGCAGGGCCCTAATGAGATTACCCGATACAATATGTACAATTCTGCCGCTATTCAGGGGCAGCCTGCGAGCGGCTATACTACAGCAGACGCGATTAAAGCGGTGCAGGAAACAGCTGCAAAAACGCTTCCTAAAGGATATGACATTGCGTGGGAAGGGCTTTCTTATGACGAAGCCGGCAGAGGAAACGAATCGATCTATATCTTTTTAGTCGTATTGGCTTTCGTTTATTTCGTACTAGCGGCGCAATATGAAAGCTTTATTATTCCATTCTCCGTAATTCTATCTATTCCTGTTGGAATTCTAGGCTCTTTTGTCATTCTGCAGATCATGGGCTTGCAGAATGACATTTATGCACAAGTCGGATTGATCATGCTGGTTGGTTTGCTCGGTAAAAATGCCGTACTGATAGTCGAATTTGCCGTCCTAAAGCATCAGCAGGGCGCCACCATTCTGGAAGCTGCGATTGAAGGTGCCAAAGTGCGTTTCAGGCCGATCTTAATGACATCCTTTGCCTTTATTGCCGGTTTGATACCGTTAATTTTTGCTTCTGGAGCCGGTGCAATCGGCAACAGAACGATTGGAGGATCTGCACTTGGAGGAATGCTGTTTGGAACCATTTTCGGAGTAATCATCGTTCCCGGGCTATATTACATTTTTGGTTCATTGGCCGAGGGCCGAAAACTAATTAAAGGAGAAGAAGAAAGTTCATTATCTGATGATTTCATGCATCATGTTGATGATTTTTCAACAAACAATCAAAATCAGGAAAATGAAGAATAA
- a CDS encoding mechanosensitive ion channel family protein, whose amino-acid sequence MDILNTTFLDNTFLSWLIAAGIIMASLVIVKAVKAVVIKRLNSWALNTKTTWDNFIIEVVDQSVLPILYISAFYFALLTLKLPDSVDQVIHIAYMFAFTFFTLKIISAAFKKFIYSFIQRTEESESKQKQAGGLIAIVNIIIWICGIIFLIDNLGYNVTTLIAGLGVGGIAIALAAQAVLGDLFSYFVIFFDRPFEIGDFVQLGADSGVIEYIGIKTTRIRTLNGEQLICSNTDLTNSRLRNYKRMEKRRVVFSLGVTYQTMHSQLSEIPQIVKAIISSKPQLQFDRGHFSGYGDFSLNFEFVYYVLDADYNLYMDNQQQVYLEIFSAFEKQGIDFAYPTQTVMLDKEIKLN is encoded by the coding sequence ATGGATATCTTAAACACAACCTTTTTAGACAACACTTTTTTAAGCTGGCTTATAGCAGCCGGGATAATAATGGCTTCTCTGGTTATTGTAAAGGCAGTCAAAGCTGTAGTAATTAAAAGACTTAACAGCTGGGCCCTGAATACAAAGACCACATGGGATAATTTTATCATAGAAGTGGTGGATCAATCTGTACTTCCCATACTATATATAAGTGCTTTTTATTTTGCACTGCTCACACTTAAGCTTCCAGACAGTGTAGATCAAGTCATTCATATTGCCTATATGTTTGCTTTTACTTTCTTTACGCTGAAAATTATAAGTGCGGCCTTTAAAAAATTTATATATTCTTTTATTCAAAGGACTGAAGAAAGCGAAAGCAAACAAAAACAGGCAGGCGGGCTTATTGCTATTGTCAATATTATTATATGGATCTGCGGTATAATATTTCTAATCGATAATTTGGGCTACAACGTCACTACGCTGATTGCCGGACTGGGTGTCGGAGGTATTGCAATTGCCCTTGCCGCACAGGCCGTGCTGGGAGATCTTTTCAGTTATTTTGTCATCTTTTTCGACCGTCCGTTTGAAATTGGCGATTTCGTGCAGCTGGGAGCTGACAGCGGCGTTATAGAATATATTGGAATTAAGACCACCCGTATACGTACCCTGAACGGAGAACAGCTGATCTGCTCCAATACTGACCTTACCAATTCAAGATTGAGAAATTATAAAAGAATGGAAAAAAGACGTGTTGTTTTTTCTCTTGGGGTTACCTACCAGACCATGCACTCCCAATTATCGGAAATACCGCAAATTGTAAAAGCTATCATATCCTCAAAACCTCAGCTCCAGTTTGACAGGGGCCACTTTTCAGGATATGGTGATTTCAGCCTGAATTTTGAATTTGTATATTATGTGCTGGATGCAGATTATAATCTTTATATGGATAACCAGCAGCAGGTCTATCTTGAAATTTTTTCTGCTTTCGAAAAACAGGGTATCGATTTTGCCTATCCTACCCAAACTGTAATGCTGGACAAAGAAATTAAACTCAACTGA
- a CDS encoding RNA polymerase sigma factor, with the protein MSQEELLVLIRKKDERAFTHLYDMYSKSLFSVINVLVKNREEAEDVLQEVFVKIWKNIDSYSESKGRFYTWILNIARNTSIDKLRSKNFNNTQKNLSSDNFVNLLDDSNKLANKLDAIGIQEFVKKLKPKCIEIIDLLFFKGYTQQEASEELAIPLGTVKTQNSNCINDLRSYLKI; encoded by the coding sequence ATGAGCCAAGAAGAATTATTGGTATTAATCCGCAAAAAAGATGAAAGGGCCTTCACCCATCTCTATGATATGTACTCAAAAAGCTTGTTTTCGGTTATAAATGTTCTGGTAAAAAACCGCGAAGAAGCCGAAGATGTCCTGCAGGAAGTCTTTGTAAAAATCTGGAAAAACATCGATAGCTACAGTGAAAGCAAGGGCAGGTTCTACACATGGATCCTTAATATTGCAAGGAATACATCGATCGACAAGCTGCGGTCCAAAAATTTCAACAACACCCAAAAAAACCTTTCTTCGGATAATTTCGTAAATCTGTTAGATGACAGCAATAAATTAGCCAATAAACTAGATGCAATTGGAATTCAGGAGTTCGTTAAAAAACTGAAACCAAAATGTATCGAGATTATTGATCTGCTGTTCTTTAAAGGATATACCCAGCAGGAAGCTTCAGAAGAGCTAGCGATACCTCTGGGAACTGTAAAGACACAAAATAGCAACTGTATCAACGATTTAAGAAGTTATTTAAAGATATAA